CACTCATTCACTCCCCAGCTGCAGACGGTTTTCAGGGCTCTGGTTCCCATACTTAGATTAAATCTTCCCAATTCGAGAGATAAATGAGTGTGTGTGAAGAGGTTACTgatgaaggagggggagaagggaaggAAAAAAGGAGGATGAGGAGTGTTTTCCACGGGCTGGGTCTAGGGGGCGTGGACAGATGCAGGAGGGGTGGTGGGACAAGGAGTTTTTTGTAATCAGTCCAACCTAAAAGAGTCCCCTTTTTTTACCTCCTGTAACTTTATTGATCACATTGTGATGCAGGGAAGGCCTGGGAACGCCATGTAGCGCTATGCAGGGCAACAGCTGGCTCCCTGCCCAATCTCATCCACAATCTTACTGCTCCAGCACAATCAAGCTCTGGAGACAGAGACCATAATACTGGAGTTTGGGGAGGAGGATCCTGATGCTGTCAGCCAGATAGTCTCTGTCCCTTTGACTTTGTTGTGTTAATGTTATGACATGCACAATGTTTATGGGCAATTCATACACTCTTCCCTTCCTCTTTATATGTCTTCATTTCAATTCTCCCAGGACTCCCTTTCATGGTCAGAAAAGAAGAGCTTGGTGCTGCTGAACATGTCAGTGCTGCAAACATTACAAAAGTTAATTCTGCAAATATTACCACGCAATGTGGACAACAGGGGGGGTCACTGTGTGTTACATCCGACTCACTGCCAGCCTCCTAGTGGTTAAAATCAGCTTTCTGTATGTTGAATCAGTCTAACTTCTATATCACAAGACATTGTGCCACTTCTTTCACAGTGGACATGATGAATATATTGAAGAGTTCAAACAATTATCTTTATTTGGAGAAAAAAACGAACATTTAAAGACCATACAGCTATTAAAGTACAGGTACTTATAGCACAACAATCATGGTAGGAAAAATTGCATAGGTCTTTGAACCGGTTTCCTGGAATTACAGAAATACATTCACTACACCCAACTCTATATGGTAGAAATATAACAGAAATGGTACACAACAcaggagggggaaaaaacatttgagagaagaAAGCTCTCCAGCACAGATGGCTATGCTTGCGAAAACCCCCAAAATAAAACAGAGAACTGCATCAGACCTGAAAgaaaggaatggggggggggggggggggggattaagaGGTGGAACTGTGGAGGATGTTTACTTGAACATACATTCAGACCAGACGGGGCGTTTGAAGTTGGTCATAGTTAATTCTCTGTTTTAGAGTGACGGAGCAGACACCACCTCACTCCAGCCTCTTTTTTATGGCTTTAGAAAGGAGAAGTGAGACAGCTGGAGTTCTGGCTCAGAGCATTTATTTACTTCTCCCTGTGGCAAAGTAAAAGTTCTCCACAAAGAGAGCCTGTGAATGGCTCACCCCAGGTAGTCTTGCCCTACGTTCTCCTTTGTGTACCTTAGTTTAAAGCTAAAGCCTTCTGTATTTGTTTCTTTTCATCAAGGGAAAAAAGGCCTTCAACCGAAGGGATGGCGCCGGTGTGGTGACGGTGACTTTGTGCTTGGATATTGCGATTTAAGACGTGTAAATGTAAAGCAATGATCGACATTTGGCTATGTTGAGGGGAGCAACACAAGGCTTGGTTTTGGAGGTACTGACATAAATCCTTTGATCCTAAGAAAGCCTTTCCTTAAAAGGGCAAGGCAGGACTTTTCTAGGTAACCTGAACCAAAGCAAAACTCTAAATATTACAGTTAATTAAATAACAGGACGTGGCAGTCTCATAAAAGCTTGTTTTAGGAGAGCACTAATAAACCCGACTTGACTGATATGTCAAAATCAGGAAGAGGACACGGTCTTTGAAAAGGGTATACAACCTATCatcagaggtagggagaggatTCCATGTTGAATACAAATAGATTTCTAACGTAAAAAAAAAAGTCTGCTTGATGTCGAAATGAATGAAGCAAATATCACAAGGGAATGAATACCTGGGACACAATCCAGTCACATAGCCTACGTACATCCTCAATCCTCTTAAAAGTCCCCGGGCAAGTAAAAACTAGGAAGAGCATTTATCTAACCTCGCCTAATTCTGCTGCTCTGTATTTATTCTCACGATCTTCAAAACAATATGCAGTTGACCATTACAAAATGTTGTGCCAAATAGATAAATCCTGTCCAGCTGGTATTGAAGCACAATTTCATACAAAACACAGAGGTTTTGGCTGTAGGTGGCTTTCCCTTTGAAATGCTGAAAGCTGAACACATAGCCTGTCCAGAGTCTGAGGCACTGATCGTAAACAGAACCGAATGATGCATTTCAATGCATAAAACATTTACATGGAGATCTCAGTAAGAGATGAGGTAACTTCCCTTTTTCATGAAGTATTACCAAACTTGATCAAATATGTTTCGAATAGTGTTTTAAAGCGGCAATCTGCAGTTGTAACAATAACCAAGCGTCCTTCCAGCCcgctttcagtaaaaagctgagggatgtgtttgagaaatgtaaccactctgatagtcctagttttaaccatgttgaggctatatagtgtttctTTGAATGTACTTTATTTACAAacgttggagtaaaacaagcttatattttgggttctggtgGGGTATGACAGGTGAAGTAAGCTCATGACGCATTTATAAGTTATTTTCTAAAAATAATCAGAaggtatatatcattaatttataagtccaaaaatggatgtagtaaCTGCAGATCGCCCCTTTAAAGTATTATTTTGTACAAACAACATTTTCAATCCCGGTCTTAAATGTATTTCTTTTGATGCAGGGTAAAGCAGAAAGATCATATCTCAAGATAATAACATGATTCACAAAGTTTGAAAGAGACAACTGGAGAGCTGGATATCACTGCTATAATGTTCAACTGGCCTCTCTTTTCAAAGGTTAATGCACTCCAATTCCATTCACAGGCATGCTGTCGAGAAGAGTATATTGCAGAGACTACCCTCTAGTGGCAGAAAATAGTTATTTTGTCAAGAACTATTTGTTGTTTCTTTAGCAAATACAGTCAACAAAGAACCAAGGAAATGACATGGGATAAGTATGAAAATCATTTGAGAATAAAAATGCAATTCGTATTTGATTTCCTTCAACAACAGAGATGATATCTACAACAGACTAACTGCAATATCTTCACAAGTTTCACACTGAAGACGAATTCTAGTTAATATACAAAGACATGAAACTGATGTTAGGATACAAAATAAATCTGTTAGACAATTAAATAGAGGAATCGATATCTGGTGACTACATTAAGCTTTTTTAAAGTATGTTATAAAACTCAAATAAGTGTGTAATTCTTTACAATTTATTATTGCTTTCTAAGgaaaaaattagaaaaaaaatgtaatacaaaaaTAATATGTAGTAAACCACCTTCAATGTAATGACATTTAAGGACCTTAAGGTTGACATTCACATTATTTTATTGTCACAGATGAACATAACATTTTAACGAGGTGGGTCCTATTCAAATCTTCTGAATCACGACCTGGAATTTACCTGTGTGGGAACACAAAAGGTGGTAATATTACTTAAAAAGTCAAACGTCTGACAAAGTATGGACATATTATGCACCTTGTCATTAAAGAAGCTACATGTAATATTTttgcattgtaatttcagaaaatgtcttcaagatacagtatctacagtaataGTGGAATTATTGGGCCCACACAAAAATTGCATTTGAATGGTGCAGCCTTCTTATCGGTCAACGAAAGACTGACCAGCTCTTGTTGTTAAATTAACTGGGCCTGAGCGGCACGCTAACCGACAAAGATCCGTTAGCGCCTGGTACTTACACAAATCACTCAGCCTCAGTCAATTTGACAAGAGATTTGATGGCTACAAAAATATTACATGTCGCTCCTTTAATAATGGAGATCACGGAAGTGCTTCAGGTTCTGCACCAAGCTGATAGTCTGCTCAGAACTCTCCAGTGTCGGTGTCCAAAGAGGGCCCATAGAAATATAGAAACCTAGAAATAGGTGCCTCTAACGGCGGTTTCAATAGAAACCGCTGAAACGCTAGCTTAGCATGTCATGTCCGCCAAGCTGACTACGTACAAACACCTGATCGTCTGAAGTTGCCGAGCTGTGCATGTTCAGTACAGCACTCCTTTGAAATAAAGTTGTTTATGACAAATATGGAATTGTGTAATTTTGTTACTTTCACAGCTACGTAATAAAGACACATTGAGCTCTTTAAGAAGCTGTCTCGAAGCTAGATAATGTTTTTGAAGTGAGATAAAACCTACAAACAAGGGATGAGTTTGTCACTCAGCTAGCCAAAGTCCTGCCCTGGACTGCTTAACAACCTTTACAGGAAGTGCCTGTCACTGAACACTCTCTGATTTGAAACATCTCTGTAGTATCGGTAATGTTTGGTGTGGTATGATGgtatatgatgatgatgataaaagAGACTCACATGAGGGCATTAGGGAGACCTCAGCTGTCACCACGCAGTCCATACCCAAGTTAGACAAAGCTCCTCTCACCAATCCACAGGAGTATGCCAGATACTGTTGCAAAACATACCAGACAGTTACGGCTGAACATTTACTTTCGAGTCAAATCACTGAAGGCCTACATTTAAATCTATTTGGTTGAATATTCTAGAATAATGTTAAACCTTGGGCCAAATAGGGTGTGGCAAGCATTTTTCCCATCCAAGTACTAAAATGCATTCTTTAACTTATCAAGTTTAACCTGGCGCTAGTGCCAGGCTGGAACAAATGTGTTCCCAGCCTGGGTCCCCAGAACCAAGATTTAAGACCACTGTTGTAAAATGAGAAACAACTGGGTCTACTTTTTAAAAACGATTGGATGTCTTACTTTTGGCGCTTCCTCAAGGTACTGCTTCCCGTTGGAAAACTGTGTCAAGAGCGCAAACTTGTTGTCTTGCAAAACATAAGTACCCTGTGTAGAAACAAGACACAACATGAATATTTGGGAGGAAGGCCATAGGTCGTGTGGTACATCAGCAGCTGTATTCCTTATCTAAAGTGCTTTATTTTTCAAACATGGGCACACCTGGTGGTTTGTCCTAAGGTTGTCGATTTGCTTTCTGAAGACATTTATCCAGAAGTCTTTACAGATGAATTTCATGACATCCAAGTCATCTTTGAAGCTGGGCGAATCTTTTGTAAACCTGGAAGGTCAGGAAACACACAAGGCTAGCCTACATATATTGCCATTTCAATCAGGTAAAGTGATACTAAAGTACTTAAAGGGGGAACTTTTTTTCCAAACTGAAATACAGGGCATATGCAATagtgaaaactgttgtcctacCTTTCTATAAGCCCCTGTCCTACTCTGAAGCCCATGCCTTCCAGAGTGGACACACAAGTTGCCCTATCCTGTGTAGAAAAAACCCAAATAGCTAGATGTGACAACAATAGATTCAACAAACACACCTTTTGATGATGACCAAGCTTTTAAACAATGTTGAGTGGGTATGTCAGGTGGCTGTCTAATGACGTTACGAGCTTAACCTACCTTGTCCATCTCCCCTTTCGAGGCTTGGTCTTTGTAAATATGGGACACCATCTCCATGTGGAGGAACTCAAAGAGTACATCGTCGGCCATgtctgaaataaaaataaaaatcttaaTACGAAAAGCTAGGCAACGTTCTCTACCTGACTGACAAACGTTTAAAACATGCAAGCTAAATGATCCTGGTACACTGGTGGAGaacatctagctagctaacgttagctagtgctTGAAACTGCGGGCAATGCTTTCTTCTGAATTAAAATAGAGTTTGCTATCTACGTGCAATAATGATGATCACATATTGCTAACGCATGTAAATCCCAAAAATTACCTATTTTACAGCTCTGGTTTGAGTTACTTTCCGCTAACCTGATCACGATGTAAACAAAGCGTTACTTCCTGACTACGGAACCTGCGAAGGAGGCACAACTTTGCTTGGGCGTGCCGAAGGACAAATAGCTGGATAACTGATTACAGGACAAAATGCAAATATTTTTCTTTAATGTTTTGTTTAGAAGAAAAAACAATCAGACACTATGAATTGGTTAATAGGGTCACCAGCTAGGACGACAATGCAAATAGTTGTGTTTCTTCATGCAGCTCACACCCTTCCCAGTTTATGTGAAATTCACTTCTTTATATTTTAACACCATCACATAATTTCAATGCATGTCCTTTTAATTTGACAGGTTATATGAGGACAGAGACATGTTCGCAATAGGTGAGGTGATGCACATTTTCTGTCTGGGAACACATAAAACGAAACACAATTCATGTTTTATTGAATATCTTCTCATTTTAGGCTACTTTTTGTTACAGCttcaatgttattttttttattttatttcacctttatttaaccaggtaggcaagttgagaacaagttctcatttacaattgcgacctggccaagataaagcaaagcagttcgacacatacaacaacacagagttacacatggagtaaaacaaacatacagtcaataatacagtagaaaataagtccatgtacaatgtgagcaaatgaggtgagataagggaggtaaaggcaaaaaaaggccatggtgacgaagtaaatacaatatagcaagtaaaacactggaatcgtagatttgcagtggaagaatgtgcaaagtagaaatagaaataatggggtgcaaaataattaaataaatgcagtaggggaagaggtagttgtttgggctatattatagatgggctatgtacaggtgcagtaatatgtgagctgctctgacagctggtgcttaaagctagtgagggagataagtgtttcccgtttcagagatttttgtagctcgttccagtcattggcagtagagaactgTAAGGAGGCTGCCAAAGGagtaattggctttgggggtgaccagagagatatacctgcgcgtgctacaggtgggtgctgctatggtaaccagCGAGCAGaaataaggggggactttacctagcagggtcttgtagatgacctggagccagtgggtttggcgacgagtatgaagcgagggccagccaacgagagcatacaggtcgcagtggtgggtagtatatggggctttggtgacaaaacggatggcactgtgatagactgcatccaatttattgagtagggtattggaggctattttgtaaatgacattgcctaagtcgaggatcggtggatggtcagttttacgaaggtatgtttggtagcatgagtgaaggatgctttgttgcgaaataggaagccaattctagatacatttttggattggagatgtttgatgtgagtctggaaggagagtttacagttatGATAAAAGTATATTGGTATTCAGGGATCTGGTATTGCTTAGAGTTATTAGAGTATACTACAAAACAATCTGGAGATCTTGGAGTATCTGATGCTTAAAAAGGGCGCTCAAATAACTGTCCCGCAAAAAAAAAAGCTTTCATTTCAAATAAATGTACATCATATTTTCCTTTTGAAGTAGGCCTACAATGTACATTGCAACATTTATTTCTAATTCCAAAATGGCTAAAGCTACTGATGAGATTTGCAATTCATAAATAAAACCAGTCCTTCCATTACAGTGAATGTTTAATTCTTCACTTTTAAAAATACAATAGTATCAATGACATTTTCAGACACCTTTCAGTCCATAAATAAAACTATCACAAGTATGCCTCTTTTTATTGTACTCATTTGGATTAGGTTAAATGTCAAGGTGCATCACATACATTACACTAAATAACTCAATATCAATGGACTTGATACAAGTTCTGATTGAAGCTGGAAGTCATGTATTAAAATGACTTTTGGAGAGAAAAGTCGCAGTGAggtcaaaaacgtgatttacctgtgttttatatatatattatcacactatgaggttggcaTAATACTGTGATATTGTGAAAATCATGATAATACTTTtaatgtaagagctgtttgaaaagactgcctgaaattggTCATGTTGACAGCGTTCCCCAACCCCTCCCAGTTTTCAACTAGTCGTTCAGTACAGCATCATTTTCATTCAATGGAATATTCCAGAACGTAAAAATGTACTGAACGCAGCACAAattccaaacctctgccaataacagctttcccctccccactcagaccactccaaaacagtcctagcaaaattcttgcttaagACAGGTAACAAATTACAAGCAAAACATGCCAAATTGCAGTACTGCCAAGATGTAGTAATACAATTCCAAGACACAAATTAAGTGATGGATGATGTTGGATGACTCTCTTGTGATATTGCAAATGTAGACTTCATTACCATATTGCACTTCCACACTACCTCTCATCTTCAGCGAAGCTAAAGCAAAGTAAAACACATTCACTGGCCTAAATTAAAGCAGCCATGTGTATCCACGACTATGCAAACAGCTGTGCAAATGGAGTTCTACAAAGTCCCTGTTTAAAACAAGTCTTCAATGTAGAAATGAAGTTTCTAAATATCCAATATGTTTAGGAAAAGGAACATTTAGAAAAGAGGAGACATTTGGATAAAGCATTTGCTTGACCAGCTTCCACATAAATGTGTATGAGTTAAGGAAACATACATTTAAACAGAATTTGGGGAATCTAGCACGTTTCAGTGGATGATTGCTGGCGAATTGGAATCTCTCTTCTTGACTAGAATAAATAAACATCTGCGCTAAGGTTTGTCAAAATTCTCTAGATTGTAGACTTTAAAATATATCTGATTAAAACATCAGATTATTCACTTCTGTACATTAAAACATTTGGACATGACAAAATTAAACTGAAGAGAGAAGTTGGAATAAAAAACAAAGTAACaccttttttcttcttttttttaaacaatacatTCTCAAAATGACAAGTCCCTCATAAATGTAAGCACCCAtatttttttattcaacactTAGAAAAAAAAAGGTTATATCTAGAACCTGAAAcaattcttcggctgtccccataggataaccctttgaagaaccttttttggtttcaggtaaaaCCATttttaggttccatgtagaacccttttcacagagggttctacatggaacacacttGTTTTACATGCAACCAAAAAGGATTCTACCGGGATcctaaaagggttctcctatggggacaactgaagaacccttttggaacccttttttctaagagtgtatgctcTCCTCTGTCAGAATGAAGCTTCAAGAGCACTCAGTTGTGCTGGCACTTGTTTGAGAGTCCGTTAAGCAGAACACCCTTCTGTGGGGAAGTGGGAAGCTGCTCTGAGGGGGATGGTCCTTGAGGTTCAGGACGCCCATGGTCTGAGGGCTGAGGGTTGGATGTGTCACTAGTTGAGTTCTCATCCCTGGAGGGTGATTCTTTGTGGACCTCCAACAGAGAGACTGTCCAGGAGGGAGATGTAGCCTGTGAGGGGTAGGCCTTGCATGAGCACAGCTGGTGTCCTTGGGTTTGGACCTGTTCCACTCCTCTCAAGATGCGCACCAGGGAGTTGTGGACCTGCTGGCTGATAGGAGTGTTACTGTCATCGGGTTCGGTCTTGACCTGACGGCCTGTGGAGAAGTTGGAGAACTGCTCCAGGACCTCTATCTGTCGGTCCATCATACCCAGCATGCTGCAGTGGAAGGCCCTTTGCTCAGCGAGCTGTTCCCCTAGCTGATGGTTCAGGATGGTGAGCTGCTGGAGGATCAGGGTGCTGGTGTCCTCACAAGTGCCTGTGGAGAAATGAACAGCAGGACAACTTGTATTTGTTTTAGGTTATCACTGTAATATCTATTATCCAAAGCTTTAAACAATTGATAAATACAAAGTAAACTTCCAACAGATGAATTACATGATATTAGTTAAAAAGAACACATTAATTACATAGAATATAGATGGTCATGTAGCCACTCAGTTATAAAAGCACTCACCAGTTTGTTCTTCTGGACTGCAGCCAGTGGGATCCTTAGCTCCCTCACCATCATGTAAAGAGGGTACTGAATGTGGCTCACTCTTCACTGGGTAAAGATACTCTCCAGATAGACCCAAAGTCATTATCTCGTCTGACTTCAAGGCCCAGCCCGGAGTGCTGACGTTGGCCTCTATTGGGATGGCATTGGTCTCGTCTGCTTCTCCCTCTAAAGCTGGAGCCAGGCTGTTCTGCCAAGGGGCCACAGATTCGGGCTGAGCAACATCACctgagaagaggagagagcagagcaggccaTTGCAAAGCATACACTTCTTTACAATTATTTAATGTGAAATAATAAATGTATAATAATCCTAAAGCCAGAAAGTAGTACCATCAGTATGATCCTC
The sequence above is drawn from the Salvelinus fontinalis isolate EN_2023a chromosome 24, ASM2944872v1, whole genome shotgun sequence genome and encodes:
- the trappc6bl gene encoding trafficking protein particle complex subunit 6B, like encodes the protein MADDVLFEFLHMEMVSHIYKDQASKGEMDKDRATCVSTLEGMGFRVGQGLIERFTKDSPSFKDDLDVMKFICKDFWINVFRKQIDNLRTNHQGTYVLQDNKFALLTQFSNGKQYLEEAPKYLAYSCGLVRGALSNLGMDCVVTAEVSLMPSCKFQVVIQKI
- the LOC129821907 gene encoding uncharacterized protein LOC129821907, coding for MDLSERTPNKWWTESDTFAMLALIEQLDLVHELDKKRQRNDSHFRRLRYSLAKRDIHFTVNQIRNRWKSLKHKYRKIKMAGYRSAAARLSTIESFRYFRMLDRMLARRARVGAPVQGIADGHNMVVLTPSDLEDHTDGDVAQPESVAPWQNSLAPALEGEADETNAIPIEANVSTPGWALKSDEIMTLGLSGEYLYPVKSEPHSVPSLHDGEGAKDPTGCSPEEQTGTCEDTSTLILQQLTILNHQLGEQLAEQRAFHCSMLGMMDRQIEVLEQFSNFSTGRQVKTEPDDSNTPISQQVHNSLVRILRGVEQVQTQGHQLCSCKAYPSQATSPSWTVSLLEVHKESPSRDENSTSDTSNPQPSDHGRPEPQGPSPSEQLPTSPQKGVLLNGLSNKCQHN